The Punica granatum isolate Tunisia-2019 chromosome 4, ASM765513v2, whole genome shotgun sequence sequence CTGTTTGGTCTAGTGGACTCTGCACACCACATATTTGCAAAAAATTTCGGTAACTTCAGTGTTCAGTCTTtaaattcaataattaatGGTTATATTAGGATTGGGCAACTTGAAAGGGCACGAGACTTATTTGAAACAGCTCCAATCCTTGACAAAGTCTCGTGGACATCTATGATCAGCGGTTATCTTGGAGATGGACAAGTATTAAATGCTTGTGATACTTTCGACAGAATGCCCGACAAAGACTCTGTTGCTTGGACAGCAATGGTATCGGGGCATGTTGATAATGAGCTTTTCAATGAGGCGGTGTCCCTATTCTCGGAAATGCGGGTACAAGGCATTCATCCTTTGGCTGCCACTTATTCGGTTCTCCTCGGAGCAGCAGGCGCCATAGCGAATCTTGACCTCGGGAGGCAGTACCACTGTCTGGTTTTGAAATCGCATCTCGAGCTTGACCTGATAGTACAGAACTCCTTGATCTCCATGTATTCAAAATGCGGGAAGATCGAGGATGCTTATGACATTTTCTCTAACTTGGAAAATCGAGATGTGGTCTCTTGGAACACCATGATTATGGGGTTCTCGAACTATGGGATGGTGAATGAATCTCTGCGCATTTTTGAAGCTATGCTGAATGATGGAACACCACCAAACTCGGTAACCTTTTTGGGGATCTTATCAGCGTGCAGCCATGCAGGTCTCGTCACATTTGGGAAGGAGTTGTTTCGCTCCATGAGTGGCGTTTATGCAATTAATCCAACTCGGGATCACTATATATGCATGATCGATCTCTTGGGGAGGGCCGGGAAAGTGGAGGAGGCTGAGGACTTTGTGCTTGGGCTTCCTTTCGAGCCAGATTCTGCCATTTGGGGGGCTCTGCTCGGTGTGTGTGGATTGAAGAATAATCACGAGGTCGCAGCGCGTGCTGCCCAACGGCTCCTCAAGCTGGAACCTTTGAATGGGCCTGCGCATGTGGTGCTGTGTAACATATACGCAGCAAAGGGTCAGCATGTCGAGGAGAGAGTCCTGAGGAAGGAGATGGGAATGAAGGGCGTGAAGAAGGTTCCTGGCTGCAGTTGGGTACTGATCAGAGGGAGAGCGTGCGTGCTCCTCTCAGGGGACAAGTTGCCTCCTGAAGCACAGGACATAGTGTCGCTATTGTGCTGGAATATTGCGAATCACAGCAGACCCCAGGCTTGAACGCCTGGGTCATAACTTGGGGACGTCGCGGTTCGATTACCGCTAGTGAGCATAGGGGCATACTCTCTTGCCTGTACCCAAAAGGTAAGAGTTTTGATTATCGCTAAGCGTATCCCTTTATTTCTGGACTCACTTTCTGGTTATTTATAGAAAACAATTCATTGCAAATATCTAGAATTTTGTTCATCAGAGACATGAACAGCGCCAGTGGATGCTTGGTTTGCTCGTAACATCGGCATTGCTTTGGCTGTCGTGGCCGAGCTATGGGGTGCTCTTATGGGATTGGAGTTGGCTTGGGAGATGGGAAGGAGGCGGGTCACGCCGGAAGTCAACAACTTGGAAGTGGTGTGCCGACTGATTCGAAGCCAAGAGCATTGTGCCCCTCAGTTAGCTGTGTCTCTGCGATCAGAGATTGGATTACGCAAGTTGTTCATACATACAGGAAAGGGAACCGTTGCACAGATTGGTCGGCAACGATTGCTATTCAACTGCCATTTGGGAATCATGTGTATCAAGATCCCGCCCATAGGACTTGCGAGCGCCGCTTTTTAGCAATAATCATATCCGGCATTTGTCattcataatttatttgtttttctgTGGCCTGGGCCCCATTtgattacaaaaaataaaaataaaaaaaatctccaaGTTTACGAATATTAccagtgtgtttggttttataattaaataaagttgagtttttattttaattagattgtaatgattgtgttgttgaattatgagaaaacatatgaaaaagtaatgcatagttgagagaatttagtattaaaaattgaattgaatgattaaaaaattaaaaaaaaagaaaaaaaaagtaataattatattgttgaattttattatgtagtgagtagagttaaaattacggttaaaattttaaaaatcgacCATAAAATCAAACGGGCTAATAACATTATTACTTAGTGCTGTACTAATTACTTGTATTAATTACTCACACGCATATAGGATCCAtgtctcatatatatatatattaagtacAATAATTTCTGAAACGAAGAATCATTTATCGGTAAATACAGttcataagaaaaatataacgGAGAAGACCTTGTCCTGTAAGGCGATGGCTGGCCTGGTTTTTTCTGGGCCTTCTGTCAAGTTCCAGTATAATTTGTCATATCataccaatttttttttttttattttctttactaGAGGAATTCCTTTATTAACGTCTACAATACATATCTCtgttattattaaataatttaaaatgacAAAGAAAGTCCATTTAGcgatattaaataattttccatGTATGAAAAGGTGTCTTCATTATAGTTAATAAACTGCAAGTATGAATTTCACAAACAAATGATTTGCAAATGTAATTtctatacatacacatatatgcatatatatatttatgatttgCTATGATTACATATATTGTCAAGGATTTTCTCCTCTCGATGTTCATGGAAATCACATTATTATGGAGTTTCGAATCATTTACTCCGACATGGATATAAATACGCTGCACGTCACAGAGATTAAGCACAACAATTCTCCAGACGAAGAATCATCCGCACCAAAACAAACACGGGCAGCTCACATCAGAAAAACAAGAGAAGAAATGGAGAACTCGTCATCGTCCTCTAAGCTGATCTTCAGCCTGATTCTTACGGTCGTCCTTTTGTCCCGTAAGCACTCTCATCTCGAGTAACTATACGATGATGTTTTCACGAACCAATTGATTTGATCTatgatgttttctttttttgcatgCGCAGCACGAGCTCTTGGACAGTCCTGCACGTCGACGGCAGAATGCGAGAAGAAACACTACTCCTGCAGGGAAGGGAAACCTGCGTGCCAGCAGGGGCAGTGCACTTGCCTTTTGAGCAAGGCAGTGGTTCCGTAAAAATGTAATTCGAGTGCACAGTGCAAGGACCTTGTTTGCAAATTCGGGCTACCGACGTGTATGGACGGGAGCTGCACTTGCCCCGACGTTGCGGCAGTGGTTCAGGAGGTCTCGTGTTCTTCTGGTGCACAGTGTAAGGATGTCGTTTGCAGCAAATTAGGGCCCGTGGTGTGTTTGAAAGGGAAGTGCACTTGCCCACCACCTTGTAAATTGAATGCAGACTGCAAGGATTTCTGCAAGCGTCGCGGAATGGGATTGTGTCTTTCCGGCATTTGCGAATGCAACTGAACAATCAGAACAATCACTTCGAGAATTCAATTTGATATGTTTCCGAACACAAACTCGTATCAATAAGCACCAGTAAcgcttttcaattttgtcgacATAGTTCTTCATCtatctattatataatttgaaaagaagTTGGCAACTATCTGGATGGATGATTATGTCCTAGTTAAACGACCTTGGCGTTTATTATACAATAGcatggaaatccatatccaaATCCAAATCCTGCCGGCACGTGTTTCTCTAGCTATTTTGTCTCTTGAATTGAATTACTATCCAGCAAAGGAGATAAAAGAGAACGAACAAATCGAGCCTAGTAAGCCGTCGAGTTTGGCGTAGTCAGAGCCCCGCCACAACTCTGCTTATATAGCCTGCCACTAGTTCGAACCCGAaaggaaatggcaagtgatttttatttttttgctcaaCAATTAATGATTGTCCATTGATAATAAAAACGATTAAATGGTAAAACGTTCAAGAGAAGATTATATGGACAGAAAAATATAACAGATCACCGAAATCActacaaaagaaaaagcaaagtGACGAAACACAAATAATGGGTACATATACAGTTGAAGAGATCTTTCTAATTGCTGTATATTTGTTTTCAACCTCTTAGAACTAGATTCTATATGGTCCCAGATAAAATTGGGAAGCCGAATCAAGTTGCAAACCATATAAAGCTGCTACTGTGCAGAAACAAAGGAGTAGAGTCAAGAGGTATCTTGAACCGATACTCGGCGCAAGAACCCTTCAAGGGTCAAAACTCTAGATCTAATCAATCAAACCAATTCCTAAACAAACCCAATCCTTGAATAGTCAAATCAAGCAACCAGATTTCGTTGATCGGTTCAAACCAACGATTATCAACCAAgacaatcaaatcaaattagtCCGGATACCCGATTGGTTCAATCAGAGATTATAAAAGGGGAGCTGAGACCTATAGAAATTCTATGAAAAAGGCAAATGGCAAGTCAGTTTTGAGAGCATGGCTATATTTCATTCGGATCAATCCAACATCGATTGAAATTTATTGGAAACTTTATGGTGCAATcaacaaaaatatttacaCCTTGCCTACAACCAAGTAATAAATTACTAATACCCCGTTTGGATTCCGAGTTCaatgattttaacttttaactcaacatactacacaataaaaatacatatttttcaattcaaaaattttaactttaactttaactcaacacactacataacaaaaacacacgtttctcaagtcaaatttataatcaattctcatttgtccttttccactatcaaaatcaaattcaaaatcaaaatcaaaatcaaagtaactttaactctaaatccaaacgggCTATTAAAGTTTAAGTAAAATCAAACATCTTAAAGATTTATAAAGATTTATTCCTTTATTAGGCATACATGCCTTCGTTATGGTAAAAAtctaataaagaaaatcagtTTGGCGGAAATTGTGATAAATTTCCATGTATGAAAAGGTATCGCCATTATAGTAATGCAAGTATATATGAATCTCACAAACAATATTAATTTGTGGAATgtaatttctttatatatgtatatatatgatttgcTTCTGGATatagatgaaaaataaatcataactATTGATATCCCAGATTTTCTTCTCTCGCTGTTTAAGAAAATGTCATTATTATGGGGTGTTAAATCATTTACCCACAAATGGATATATAAATACGCTTCACGTCACGGGAGATTAAGCACAACAAAAGTTATCCGAACGAAGATTAACCATTTGCAGCAAACCCACAAGCAGCTCACAAACAAGAGAAGGATCAATGGAGAAGTCCTCGTCGTTCGCTAAGCCGATCGGCCTGATACTTCTGgtacttttgttgtgtaaGCACTCTTATCTCATCTATGCATCCACGATCTCTTTTAGAGTCCGAACCAACGATATTTAAGTGCGCAGTAATTATATGATCTTTTCATCATGAACCaaataatttgatttgatcTGATgtaatgttttcttttttgcctACGCACGCATGCATGGCACGGCAGCGGAAGCTCTTGGAAAGTCCTGCAAATCGATCGCCGGCAAatagagaaattttttttttttgcattttttgaattaaatgtatataaaaatatttatgatatAGTAATGTGGGCCCTAGATAACGTATCAAGTCAGAATTTTAGTCAAATTTGAACTGAAAATTGATagcatgatagatttgaaacaaaaCTAAACGTTGGgatatttcataaattttttaaagaaagaaaacggTCAAAGTTTAGGTTGTACGGGTGTTATTTTCACTAAATTATAACAACATgataattttgaatatttcaaaaattggaACTGCACAACATTATTATATGTGATAATGAGACCGATCATAGACTTTATCATTGAAAACTgggaattgtgaaaaatgtgTTCGGAAATAGTATACTATCGACGATAATCTCAAAAAACGTCAATATTGTCCAAAATGTGACCCATCTTGGCCATTAAtgttgcgtttgatttcaaaataggattttaaaatcaggttttgattttgaaaaagaattgtATAAATGAAgttcaccctttgactttatattagttattttattttgttgtggaaaaaaaaaacggtaTAAATGTGGCTCActttttgactttatatgagttattttgttttgttattgaTAGAATTAGGTtgaagttgtgattttaaaatcatatttgcaaaccaaacaagccataaATATCTGAATTTGACCGACAAGGTTCaacaaaagtaaataatatatgagAGACgcattgaaatattaaaataaattttcaatttgctgaaATAGTTAGACCCTTTGTACTGTTATCccttttttagatttttttccttttatataaagggtatatatatatatatatatatatatatatatatatatatatattttttttttttctagtatTCAAAAGTCAACGTCAATTGAGATGTATTCTAATGTAGAGTAGAATTAATATGTAcatgtaattaattatttccttaCTCGCTGGATTCGGTTTTGGTTATAGATGGAAACTAAGTCATTAATTATATGTGTCTAGTTATGATATGTTTATGGAAATTAcagtattattatttttgggtGAACAAATTACAGATATTATTATTCAGGGTTGTATTACCTATCCGcacacgcatatatatatatatatatatatatatataggatgcGTGATGTCTCATACATTAAGCACAACGATTTCCGAAACGAAGAGGCAATTTCTCGGTAAACATAGTTCATTATTAAGAAGATAATATGGAGGAGACCGTCCTGTAAGCTGATTGTTTGGCCTCATTCTTTTGAGCCTTCTCTCACGGAAGATTATGACGTACGTGCATGCAGTTCTTAATTTATGGCTCAAGGCATCGATCGATGTTTattcaatataattattatattaatcgTCTCATGGATCAACTGATAATTAAGGCCTCTAAGTTTTTGCCTGCGCAGCACAAGCGGTCCCGAACGAGAGTTGTACCTCAAATGCAGATTGCAAAAGTCACACTTGCAGAGTTGGGCTTCCAATGTGTATGGATGGGCATTGCGGTTGTGGCGACAAGATCAGCGCAATGCTTCCAACTGTATTCTGCAGTTCGGCTAAAGAATGCGAAGGACTCATCACTTGCAGAGCCGGGGTTCCGGTGTGTGAGCTGGGAGAATGTGCTTGCTTTCCGGCCCCGGGCGCATTATAATGTGATGTTGTTATACTAATATTGCCGACTGCAAGCCAACCTGCTAGGGTCGTGGAACTGCACTGCGTGCATTTGAACAGTCAGAGAACAATATAATCACTttgagagggagagaagaaTAAATTCAGTATCAAATTTACCGCGTGATATATTAACAAAAGTTATTATATCAACAGATAGCAGTCATGCACTTCTCTTTTTCTGATTCCGTCAAGTAGTGTTTGAACTATTTTAATTTGGAACGAGTCGGGAACCATTGGACTATACGCGAGCGAGGTCTAAGCGTCTATTATACAACAGAGAGATCCAATATCCCATTATTGGTACTCACTCCTCTACTCATTAGCACTCGAATCAAATTACTTTcttaaaagaaggaaaaagtaaaTGACAGCACAACTCGCTTGTAGTTTACAATTACGTCACGACGGGAAGAAAATGAGACTGGCAAGCCGAGTTTGATCCTAGATTCAATTCATATTTGATCCGACGAGCGTGATCCGAACCTTACCAGAAACTCAGAGTCCAGCATGATCTCCATTATTAAGTAAAATCATTTGTCATTCTTATCCCAAAAAAAGGGGAGAGTCCGCGCGACGCCTTGGGCCTGCGGCCTATAGACCAAgtccaattaaataaaagcCCATTAATGAAGCTAAGAACTTTACAAAGCAGTCCCTCGACTCCTTTTCCCCATCTCTTGATCAGATCTCGATGTTCTCAGTTTATCTATCGGGACGGCAGGGGCTCTCTGTACACTGATATATCAATTCTATGCCAATTAATCTTGGCTCGTATTCAGATTCTTCGATTTTATTTGCTATGTTACTAGTCGTTATCGCATGTAAAAAAGACATTGACAGTggcccccaaaaaaaaaaaaaaaaactccccGTGCGAAGTTGGATTTGTAAGTTGCTTTGGCACAagcttttgtttttgttttttgtttatatatatatatcttctccAATTTTCGAAAGTCAAATTCCATTGAGTAAGGTGCATAATGTAGCAATACACACTCCTATATGAAATCAAGGAGTTTTGGGTTATCATCGGAAACTCTCATACCTGTTTATGTCCCTTACTTATTCCTTTATTACTTATTAGTTCGACGTGCCCCGAttagaacaaaaaaaattaaaaattgactataATGGTTGATTTCAAATGATTCGGCACTTATTCCTCTTAAGTAACTATTGAGTTCAAGTTTTGTgtgattggaaaaaaattattgattgaGAGGACTTTACCTCTTAAAGGGCCAACCATGCTCGAACTCGATTAGCTGTTATTCGTTGGACTTTCAGAAATCAAGatacaaacaaaaaaaaaaacttaaaactagaaaaagaaaatcagttggcgaaattatattaattttccaTGTATGAAAAGGTTTGAGCATCACGGTTTGGTATTCATTATAGTTAAAATCtttgttaattattaattttctcaacCTTTTTTTTGTGTTACTAATTTGCTCAACCTTTTATATTCCTCGTTGATTAACTCTTCTAATTTTGAGAAAGCTTGTTGCATACTTCTTGCACATTTATCAAATTCCCTATGTAATTTCTATACGATCGAcgtttataaattaaaaaagaaaatccgaAAGGTCATCTCAACTAAATTAGTTAAACCTTACAACCTCTCGGATAGTATAtactttaatatatttaataatttgcaACGTATCATAATTATATTAAGTTTTTCATCAATTGATTGGGATAGGCAGAGTCACCTAATGTAAAGTCTTTTTTGTCCCACGTGACATAATTTGGATATTCGTCATagcttttatttattgtatatAGATGCCAGTATAATGCTGTGTTTaatttcaaagtaggattttaaaatcagattttgattttgaaaaagagtggtataaatgattATGTATGGGCAcatcatttgactttgtatgagttattttgttttgttgtgaaaaaaaaaagagtgatataaatggggtccaccctttaactttatatgagttattttgttttgttatgggtagaattaaattaaagttcacactttgaaaccaaacgagCTATAAATCTCACAAACAATATTAATTTGTGAATGTAATTTCTTTCCATTTGCATCTGGCTAAACCGCTAAAGATGGAAAATAAGTCATAACAATTATCCCAGTTTTTCTCCTCTCAATGTTTATGGAAATTGCATTATTATCGAGTATTTAATCATTTACCCCCACATGGATATATAAATACGCTTCACGTCGCGGGAGATTAAGCACATCAAAAGTTCTCCGAACGAAGATTAATCATTTGCAGCAAACCTCACAATATCACAAGATCAGAAGGATTAATGGAGAAGTCCTCGTCATTCGCTAAGCTGATCCTCGGCCTGATTCTTCTGGTCCTTTTGTCGTGTAAGCACTCTCATCTCATGCATCCACGATCTCTTTCACAGTCTGAACCAACGATATTTAAGCGTGCATGCTGTAATTATATGATCTTTTCATCACGAAacaattattttgatttgatcTGACGCAATGTCTTCTTTTTGGCctgtgcatgcatgcatggcaTCCCAGCGCAAGCTCTTGGAAAGTCCTGCAAATCATCCGCAGATTGCCCGATAGGCTACTGCAGGGACAGGCAACTTCGGTGCCAGCGGGGGTTGTGCCGTTGCTTTTTGAGGAACGCAGCGATTCCGGAATTATCGTGTTTATCGATTGCAGATTGCAAGCGACATTATTGCAAAGTCGGGACTGCGCTGTGTCTGGACAATATCTGCACTTGCCCCGACAGTAAGGAGGGGATGGTTCCGACTATACCGCCAGCTTGAGCTATAATTGCTTACTGAAACCGATTCTGTGGGGTCGTTTAACTATAGAATGCATTTCGCACCATCACCAGTGCTTCTGAACAATTAATCACAACAATCACTTcgagagggagagaagaaTAAGATCGACGTCAATTCCATGCATAGTTCTTCATCTATTATACAGTTtgaaaagaaagatggaaaCTATCTGGATGGATTATGCTCAGATTAGGCCTCAGCATATTATTATACAACAGACAAATCCAAATCCGAATCCGAATCTCATAGGCACGTAATTAATTCTCTACTTATCATCCGTCGAATCGAATTACTCTCTAGTAAAGGGAAAATAAGAAAACGAACAGACCAAGCCAAGAAAATCCTCGAGTCACGCCTAGGCAGAGCACTCATGGACTGCCTCATGACTCGCTTTTGGCCTGCCGAGAGGTCGAATCGCAAAGGAAATGACAAGTCAATTTTGATAGCCTGGCTAGAATCGAAATAGGAGATTTGAGGGTGCAATCAACAAATAAAGTTacaccttatatatatatatatatatatatataataaagtaatttaatttgattgttGCACCATAAACCTTCCCGACTAATTTATGAACTCTACCATCAATTAAACGTTGAGTGCACCATGAATCTTCCTGACAAAGACATGAATTCACGAGAAATTCTACGGTGCAATAACCAAAAGTGGTGACATAGTGCATTCAAGTATTTTATTAAAAGTTCAAGTAAAGTTCCCTCAAAATCTTTGTAATTTACTAAACAATGTAAGTAAAATAATTCTTCAAActctatataataaatataagtaatttGTTTGTGAATCTATGTAATTTACCTCGATTAATTTTTCGGATTACGTGTAATTTATTAGAAATAcatgtaattaatttaaaattaagctATTTTACTACAAATTTTGGTAATTACTTGCTTGTATAGTACAACCACTTTTAAAGTACAACCACTTTTAAATTGATTGCATGTTAGACCTTCCCTGAACGCTATAATCAATTGTAATCACCAAATCATAATCAACATTATGGGCCCAAAACCATAGAAGATCCATACTGCGAATTGGGCCTGCGGACCCGGTCCAATTAAATAAAGCCCATCAACGAATCTACTCATGTTATACTTCAGTCCCTCAACTCTTCTTATTTTCGCCAACCAGTCCTCACTTCTGCAAAGCTCCCGGTGCTCGTAAGGCGGTCTTTCTCGTCTCCGTGGCGGCTCTTCCCCGCCTTTCGTCTCGGCTATTTTTCTTTGCGATTCCGGTCAATTCCATCGGAGCCGACGCATTCACTGAACCACAGTGTTCCTGGTAAGTGATTATCCTCTCCGTTGACCTTGGCTCGCTTCGATTTTAGGATTCAGCTCGGGGTTAATTGATAGTTCACACACTTCTACGGAGTTCGAGGTTTCTGATAACTCTACAAACGATGAAGCTTTACCGATTTTGGTCTAGAATTGTTCAATTTCTTGTATCTGTGtcagttttttttccttcaattgTTTTAGCTTGTCAATCTCCTTAACTAGGTCATCTTCTCAAAAGTAATGGAAGAATGCGTCCGATTATCTGAATTTGCAGCTGCTTTTGGGTTGGTTAGTCGCAGTGGATAAGCAAAGGCAAATAAGAATCATATCTTGGTATCACTTTGGGTTAGTGAATTTGCTTTGACCTTGTGAAATCAGGAGTTCGGTTCTGCTTAAAAGACGATGGCTGCTTCAACTTCAGGATCAAAGTCCCTCAAGGAGTACCTTAAGCGTTACGAAAGCAGCGGTGTGGaggaggaaaagaagaagaagaaaaagaagacgaagaagaagggCGGAGCAGAAACAGCTGGTGCTGGTGCTATCTTAGTCGTTGACGAGGATCCCATCTGGCAGAAGCCAATAAACCTCGAAGAAGAGAATGATGAGGATTCAGCTGGTAAAGTTctaaccattttctgtttttctcGATTCATCTTATTCTAGATCATGTAGAATCCTCGATGTCTGATTGACATTGTATTGTGGACATGTGGGTTGTTCTTTAGATGAAGCGAAGCCCCAGATTGATGAAGATATCGAAGTTAAGAGAATGAAGAGGCTGGAGCAACTCAGGTCCAGGCGTCCTTATCATTCCATAGCTGAGGATGGAAGTGGTTGGGTGTCACTATCGACAGATCATCCAGATACGATCGATCAGAACCCTGACATCTCCCCGCCCCAAAGACGTAGGGCCCGGAATGACACCCCCTCACCGGAACCAGAACTTAGATCTGCTCAGAGACGCCAGGATACTCCATCGCCTGAACCCAGACAGTCCCATGGACTGAATTCAGAATCCGCACCAGATGGTGATGTGTCCCCACCTCGCAGGCGCAGGACGCGCAATGACACACCATCGCCCAAGCCGAACAGGATGCGCTCAGATCTTGGAAAGGAAGAGGATGACCTGTCACCTCCACGGCAGCGGAGGAAAACTGAGACTACTCTATCACCTGATGCCTCTCCACCAAGGAGGCCTCATTCTCGAATTGCTGCAGTTCGTGAATCTGGTCCAGCTGGTGATATGTCCCCACCTCGCAGACACAGGGTTCGTAATGACAAACCATCTCCTGAGCCAAGCAGGATCCATGCAGATTTTGGCCGGGAACATGATGACTTATCACCTGTGCGgcagcaaaagaaaaatggccATCCTCTATCACCTGATATTTCACCACCCAGACGACCTCAGTCTCGAAGACTGGAATCTTCTGATCTCTCCCCCCCTCGAAGGGGTCGTCGTAGTTTTGATAACATAGACCTTTCACCTCCAAGAAGGGGGAGGAGGGAAGATAGAGCTGATATTCCACTTGCATCTTcagtttctgatctttctccgcCAAGGAAAAACAGGAAGGATTCAGATCTGATAGACTCGAAAGAGTGGAGGAGAGGTGGTTTAATTTTGGCCGAGGACACTAGCAAA is a genomic window containing:
- the LOC116203136 gene encoding pentatricopeptide repeat-containing protein At1g32415, mitochondrial; the protein is MPIFRSRTIARVRHLPFSITQFANLSAYQSKLLPTDLHILHCITAYRFHEARNLLDRMPQRGQYGRVGHWTALLSRFSRVGLVDEARALFDIMPEKNLVTHNAMLSALVQGNRLGEAVRFFERMPEKNVVSRTSVICGLFDAGRIDEAKRMFGEMPERNVVSWNAMIAGLIRNGHLEEAGRIFYAMPVKNVVSWNAMIAGYAESGRVEEARALFEEMGEETKNVVTWTSMVAGYCRSGDVEAGYSLFSRMPEKNVVSWTAMISGLTWNGFYEDALLLFREMSTDLEVRPNEETFVSLSYACGGIGYPLLGKQLHAHLVVDGLELNDYDGRLSKGLIHMYSLFGLVDSAHHIFAKNFGNFSVQSLNSIINGYIRIGQLERARDLFETAPILDKVSWTSMISGYLGDGQVLNACDTFDRMPDKDSVAWTAMVSGHVDNELFNEAVSLFSEMRVQGIHPLAATYSVLLGAAGAIANLDLGRQYHCLVLKSHLELDLIVQNSLISMYSKCGKIEDAYDIFSNLENRDVVSWNTMIMGFSNYGMVNESLRIFEAMLNDGTPPNSVTFLGILSACSHAGLVTFGKELFRSMSGVYAINPTRDHYICMIDLLGRAGKVEEAEDFVLGLPFEPDSAIWGALLGVCGLKNNHEVAARAAQRLLKLEPLNGPAHVVLCNIYAAKGQHVEERVLRKEMGMKGVKKVPGCSWVLIRGRACVLLSGDKLPPEAQDIVSLLCWNIANHSRPQA
- the LOC116203510 gene encoding BUD13 homolog: MAASTSGSKSLKEYLKRYESSGVEEEKKKKKKKTKKKGGAETAGAGAILVVDEDPIWQKPINLEEENDEDSADEAKPQIDEDIEVKRMKRLEQLRSRRPYHSIAEDGSGWVSLSTDHPDTIDQNPDISPPQRRRARNDTPSPEPELRSAQRRQDTPSPEPRQSHGLNSESAPDGDVSPPRRRRTRNDTPSPKPNRMRSDLGKEEDDLSPPRQRRKTETTLSPDASPPRRPHSRIAAVRESGPAGDMSPPRRHRVRNDKPSPEPSRIHADFGREHDDLSPVRQQKKNGHPLSPDISPPRRPQSRRLESSDLSPPRRGRRSFDNIDLSPPRRGRREDRADIPLASSVSDLSPPRKNRKDSDLIDSKEWRRGGLILAEDTSKEIAKTKADEQLRFQALDPSLTGKGAEPVYRDKLTGRRLSKEELLKSKEEEKPKEKKLEWGKGLAQKREAEERLRELELEKEKPFARTRDDPELDKVLKDRVRWGDPMAHLVKRKASDPVLPDFGDNEKMKESGFIVPQEIPSHSWIRRGCASAPNRYGIRPGRHWDGVDRSSGFENAMFKRMNEKRATEREAYLWSVSDM